A single window of Dendropsophus ebraccatus isolate aDenEbr1 chromosome 5, aDenEbr1.pat, whole genome shotgun sequence DNA harbors:
- the ALDH3A2 gene encoding aldehyde dehydrogenase family 3 member A2, with amino-acid sequence MMKKIVNTARQAFATGKTRSLDFRIQQLQALKTMIVENDAEIKEALKADLHKNDCSAYSYEMMGLIAEIDLCIDNLYDWAAPQHVKKTLMTLGDEVYINYEPLGVVLVIGAWNYPLVVCLQPVVGAIAAGNAVVIKPSEVSEHTAKALEKFIPRYLDKELYPVVNGGVAETTELLAERFDHIFYTGNTNVGKIIMTAAAKFLTPVTLELGGKSPCYVDKDCDIDIASRRIAWGKFVNCGQTCIAPDYILCDKSIQGKLIEKMKESLKEYYGDNPKESPDYERIINKRHFNRVLNLLKGEKVAIGGEHDESTCYIAPTVLTDVKPEAKVMQEEIFGPLLPIINVKDVDEAIQFINKGEKPLALYAFANNKKVIKKMISQTSSGGVTGNDVFMHFTVAELPFGGVGHSGMGAYHGKHSFDTFSHKRSCLIKSLSMEGVNKLRYPPYSQKKVDWAKFILLGKMNKKKLCLMLLPLVAVVAAVVLKMI; translated from the exons ATGATGAAAAAGATTGTGAACACGGCCCGGCAGGCGTTTGCCACTGGGAAGACACGTTCGCTGGATTTCCGGATACAGCAGCTACAGGCTCTGAAGACGATGATCGTGGAAAATGACGCCGAGATCAAGGAGGCCCTGAAAGCCGATCTGCACAAG AATGATTGTTCTGCTTACAGCTATGAGATGATGGGGCTCATTGCAGAAATTGATCTCTGCATTGACAATCTCTATGATTGGGCTGCACCCCAGCATGTAAAAAAGACCCTGATGACGCTGGGCGATGAAGTGTACATCAACTACGAGCCTCTGGGTGTTGTCCTCGTCATCGGAGCCTGGAACTATCCCCTTGTTGTTTGTCTGCAGCCGGTGGTGGGGGCCATTGCAGCAG GTAACGCTGTGGTGATCAAACCCTCTGAGGTGAGCGAACATACAGCCAAGGCTTTGGAGAAATTCATCCCACGATACTTGGACAAG GAACTCTACCCAGTAGTGAATGGAGGAGTAGCGGAAACAACAGAGTTACTTGCTGAAAGATTCGACCATATTTTCTATACTGGGAATACAAACGTTGGCAAAATAATCATGACGGCGGCAGCTAAATTCCTGACACCCGTCACCCTTGAACTGGGAGGGAAGAGTCCATGTTATGTCGATAAGGACTGCGATATTGATATTGCCAGTAG acgTATAGCTTGGGGAAAGTTTGTAAACTGTGGACAAACCTGTATCGCTCCCGACTACATTCTGTGTGATAAATCCATCCAAGGTAAACTTATAGAAAAGATGAAGGAGTCACTAAAG GAATATTATGGCGATAATCCCAAGGAGTCTCCAGATTATGAAAGGATTATTAACAAACGGCACTTTAATCGCGTTCTTAACCTGTTGAAGGGGGAGAAGGTTGCTATTGGAGGGGAGCACGATGAGTCCACCTGTTATATAG CACCAACTGTTCTTACTGACGTGAAGCCAGAGGCGAAGGTCATGCAGGAAGAGATTTTTGGCCCTTTgcttcccataataaatgtgaaAGATGTGGATGAAGCCATTCAGTTCATTAACAAGGGAGAGAAGCCACTGGCACTTTATGCATTTGCAAATAACAAAAAg GTAATAAAAAAGATGATCTCCCAGACGTCTAGTGGAGGAGTCACTGGAAATGATGTTTTTATGCATTTCACAGTTGCAGAGTTACCTTTTGGAGGTGTAG gaCACAGTGGCATGGGCGCCTACCATGGCAAACATTCATTTGATACTTTCTCTCATAAACGCTCGTGCCTCATCAAGTCCTTATCGATGGAGGGGGTAAACAAACTCCGGTATCCCCCTTACAGCCAGAAAAAAGTGGACTGGGCCAAGTTTATCTTACTGGGTAAAATGAACAAGAAGAAGCTGTGTCTTATGCTCCTGCCTCTTGTCGCCGTGGTTGCCGCTGTGGTTTTGAAG atgATCTAA